Proteins from a genomic interval of Flammeovirgaceae bacterium SG7u.111:
- the zwf gene encoding glucose-6-phosphate dehydrogenase: protein MKKTESQILVIFGASGDLTARKLIPAVYQLHKNNLLPKNFAVVGVSRTKMTDDEFRDKVAISNEHLPREEKLDGFHEMLYYQPLNTKDAADYENLRTKLEGIQKEKDISSNYIFYLSTPPSLFDTISHCLKETKLSSQDNGWKRVIIEKPFGYDLETAKELNQRLHQYFEESQIYRIDHYLGKETVQNVLVTRFANSIFEPLWNRNYIDHIEITSAESVGVEKRGGYYDSSGALRDMIQNHLLQLVALIAMEPPTSVSAKYIRDEKTKLFRSLKPLSPDDVKNNVIRGQYLTSKIKGDVVPGYREEEGVDKNSMTETYCAIKFYIDNWRWQGVPFYVRSGKRLPTRVTEIVIHFKPVHYQIFDQNQGNGDNVLILRIQPNEGILLKFGVKVPGEGFKVKDVNMDFHYSELTSTDLPEAYERLLLDCMQGDGTLFARGDAVEAAWEFVEPILKAWKEDPTIKMYGYPAGTWGPEPADDLIEGENEIWRYPCKNLTNDGNFCEL, encoded by the coding sequence ATGAAAAAAACTGAAAGTCAGATACTTGTAATTTTTGGGGCTTCGGGCGACCTTACAGCTCGGAAACTCATACCAGCGGTTTACCAATTACATAAAAATAACTTGTTGCCTAAAAATTTTGCCGTGGTAGGCGTGAGCCGTACCAAAATGACGGATGATGAATTTAGGGATAAGGTGGCGATTAGCAACGAGCATTTGCCTAGGGAAGAGAAGTTGGATGGTTTTCATGAGATGCTGTATTACCAACCGCTCAACACCAAAGATGCGGCAGATTATGAAAACCTGAGAACAAAACTGGAAGGTATCCAAAAGGAAAAAGATATCTCTTCCAATTATATATTTTACCTTTCTACCCCGCCAAGCCTTTTCGATACCATTAGTCATTGCCTGAAAGAGACAAAGCTAAGCAGCCAAGATAATGGGTGGAAAAGGGTAATTATTGAAAAGCCTTTTGGCTATGACCTAGAAACTGCCAAAGAGCTGAACCAACGCTTGCACCAGTATTTTGAAGAGTCGCAGATTTACCGAATAGACCATTATTTGGGCAAGGAGACGGTACAAAACGTATTGGTGACCCGCTTTGCCAATAGCATTTTTGAGCCACTTTGGAACAGGAATTACATCGACCATATAGAGATTACCTCGGCGGAGAGCGTAGGTGTGGAAAAAAGAGGAGGCTATTACGATAGCTCTGGAGCATTGCGAGATATGATCCAAAACCACTTGCTCCAGTTGGTGGCCCTGATAGCGATGGAACCGCCTACTTCGGTGTCGGCAAAATATATAAGGGATGAGAAAACGAAGCTTTTCCGCTCGTTGAAGCCACTTTCGCCAGACGATGTGAAAAACAACGTAATCCGTGGACAGTACCTTACTTCTAAGATAAAAGGAGATGTGGTGCCTGGGTATAGAGAAGAAGAGGGAGTGGATAAAAACTCAATGACGGAGACGTATTGCGCTATCAAGTTTTATATAGATAACTGGAGGTGGCAAGGAGTTCCTTTCTATGTTCGGTCGGGCAAGCGCCTTCCAACTAGGGTGACGGAAATTGTGATCCACTTTAAGCCAGTCCATTACCAGATATTCGACCAAAACCAAGGAAATGGGGACAATGTATTGATCCTCCGCATCCAGCCAAATGAAGGGATTTTGCTCAAGTTTGGGGTGAAAGTGCCGGGCGAAGGCTTTAAGGTGAAGGATGTGAACATGGATTTCCACTACTCGGAGCTGACCTCAACTGACTTGCCAGAGGCTTATGAAAGGCTTTTGCTCGACTGTATGCAAGGTGACGGTACGCTGTTTGCTCGTGGTGACGCTGTTGAAGCAGCTTGGGAGTTTGTAGAGCCAATTTTGAAAGCTTGGAAAGAAGACCCAACCATAAAGATGTATGGCTATCCTGCGGGTACATGGGGACCTGAGCCTGCCGACGATTTGATAGAAGGTGAAAACGAAATTTGGAGATACCCTTGTAAAAACCTAACAAACGACGGTAATTTCTGTGAGCTTTAG